The window TGATAACAGAATATCCGTTGCGCGGCAAGCTGTTTTGTCCGGCCCCGGTAGGGGTGCGTATTTGCGGGCATTTGCTCATCCGCTTTTTGCGGCGCCATTGCCGGATGTTTGCGCGGAAGATTCCGGAAAGCCGTTTTGTCCTTTCATTGAGCATATCTGGCGCAAAGCCTCGTAAAGGACAATCGCCGCCGCCGAGGCCAGGTTCAGCGAGCGGACGAGCGCGCTTTGCATCGGAATGCCGAGGGTCAGGGCGGGATGGTTTGCCAAAAGGTCGTCCGGTAAACCGCGGCTTTCGCTTCCAAAAACAAGATAGTCGCCCGGCCGGTAAGAAACGGAGGTATACGTCTTTTTCCCGGCGGTGCTGAAAAGGAAAAAGCGTTTCCCCGATATTTCAGGCATGAATTGCTCCAGGGAGGAATGGCGGCGCAAGTCAACGGATGCCCAGTAATCCAAACCGGCCCTTCTCAGGGCGGGATTGTTCAGCCTGAAGCCGGTCGGCCCGACCAGATGCAGTGTTGTCCCGGTGGCCGCGCAGAGCCGGGCGATATTGCCGGTGTTCGGCGGTATTTCCGGCTCAATCAGGGCGATATTCAAAACCGGCGCCGGCCGGACAAAGGGGAGTTGATAACGGCGCTGATGAAAAGCTGACATACCGGACATTATGAACGATAAAGCCGGGAAGTAAAAGCAATATTGACGATAATTGTTATTGCCAAATATAATGAATTTTCTTACATTATTTGGCTGTTGCACGACGGCAAAAACGGGAAGCACCTTCAAGGTATGGATGTCAAGGATATCAATCTGACTCCGGCAGAGCTCCAGGCCATTCTGGAACATCAACGCGCCATGTCTCTCGCGCAGGGCATGGAAGTCTCGCTGGAGACCGCCACGGAGGACTTTATGAAGTATTGCCGCGAAAACTGGCTGCGCGAGAAACAGCACTACGACAGCGCCGAGCAGATCCATGAAATTGAAAAACATAAATATTTACGTTCCATGGAGGAAAAGCGCGATATTGGCAAAACAACCGCGGCGGAGGAATGGTGCGCGAAATATGCGCATCTCTGGCGGGCCGAACGCGAATCGCTGGAGCGCAACGGGTTCCTGCAGGCGAAGCTTACCCTGCAGAGCGCCAAGGGGTTGCACATCCAACCGGCGGCGACCCTGGCCAAAATGGCGAAGAAATACGATTGCGAAGTGTATCTGCACCATGCGAAACTCATCGGTTTTAATTTCATTCTTCAGGAAAAAAAATATCTGAACGTCAAATCGCTTCTGGGGTTGGTGTCGGTCAGCGCCGTTATGGGCGACGTTCTGGAAATTATCAGCACGGGTCCCCAGGCCAAAGACGCCCTTGAGGAAATCGCCATGTACATCAATGAAACGTTCAAACGGCAGGACATTGAAGGCGTGGCCGGCATTGAATCATAACACGCGGGGTAACGAAGGGACGATATTAAATGAAAAATCTTAACCAGAATAATGACGGCGACGCTCATTCCGCGTTCGTTCACGCTTATCGCGGCCTGCTGTTTTTTTTAAAAAAACAAAGTGTTTTCCTTTATCTGGCCCTGTTTTTGGCCGCTTTTATTCTGGCCGGGTTTGTTTTTTATACACTCAAAACCAGCCGCGGCAACGAGCAGGCCGCCCGGCTTCTGGGCGTCGCGCAAACTTCAAAACAATTTGAAGACCTGGCGCGGCAGTATCCCCGGTCGCCCGCCGCTCCGGCGGCTTTGCTGGCATTGGCCTCGTCGTGTTTTTCATCCGGCGACTATGCCGCCGCCGACAGCCGCTACGTTGAATTCATTGAAAAATATCCCCGGCATCCGATGCTGACTGCGGCCGAGATGGGAAAAGTGATGTGCGCCGAGGGCAGGGGCGAGATGGAAAAGGCCTTGGTGGGGTTTAACGCTTTTTTGCTGGCGCACCCCGCTCATTTCCTGGCGCCGCAGGCGTTCTTCGGCAAGGCGCGTTGTCTGCAGGCAACGGGAAAATTAAATGAGGCCCGCGTCATTTACGAGGATTTTATCGCCGCTCATCCGGAAAATAAATGGCGTCCGAATGCCGAGGCGGCCCTGCAGGCGCTTGACCGCCAAATACAGGAACGGCAAAGCCAATCGGCCGGGCAATAATCCGCCGCGTTTCTTTCCCGCCCGCCGCGCCTTTTGAATCAGCCATGCATCCGAAAACCACGCGCCAATTGTCAGTTGGTTTTATCAGCCTCGGCTGCGCGAAAAATCTGGTGGATTCCGAGGTGATGGCCTCCCATCTTATGCGGGCCGGATTTAAATTGGCCAGTGCGCCGGAAAAGGGCGATCTGCTCATCGTCAATACCTGCGCTTTCATTGATGCGGCCAAAAAAGAAGCCGTGGAAGCCATCCTGGACGCCTGCGCGTTGAAGAAGAAAAAACCGGACATGTTGATCGTCGTTGCCGGATGCCTGCCGCAGCGTTACCGGCAAGAGTTGCCGGTTCTTTTGCCGGAGGTGGACGCCTTTCTCGGCATTGATCGGATAACCCGCGTCGCTTCGGTTGTCCGGCGCCTGTTGCGCGGGGAACGCGGTTTCCTGGAAATACCGCCTTCCCCTCGCGCCGTCATTGACCCGCCGGCCGGCCGGATTCTTTTTACCGGCGCCCCTTATGCGTATATTAAGATAGCCGACGGCTGCGACCACCGGTGTGCTTTTTGCGCGATCCCGCAAATCCGCGGGAAATACCGCTCGCGTTCCGCCGCCGGCATTCTCCGGGAGGCGGAGGAACTTCTGAGCCGCGGGGTCCGCGAACTCAACCTGATTGCGCAGGATGTTACTTTTTACGGGCGCGACATCAATGGAAAGGCCGGTCTTCCGTTTTTGCTGCGCCGGCTCGGAAGGCTGGGTGGAAAATTCTGGATCCGCCTTTTATACGGACACCCCGCCGGTGTCAGCGATGATCTGATGGAGGCAATGGGCGAAACGCGGCAGATATGCCGTTATCTGGACCTGCCGATCCAGCACTGCAGTCCGAAGATATTAAGGCTGATGAGACGGGGCGGCGGCGAAAACACCTTGCGGAAATTGTTTGCCAGAATCAGGCAAACCCTCCCCGGAATCGCCCTGCGTACCACCTGCCTGGTGGGATTTCCCGGAGAAACTGAATCCGACTTCCGCCGTTTGCTCAATTTTACCGCTGAAACCGGCTTTGACCACCTGGGCGTGTTTGCCTATTCGGACGAGGAAAACACGCGGGCGGCCAGCCTGAAAAACAAGGTGCCCCGCCGCATTGCCCTCAAAAGAAAAACCGTTTTAATGCGCCGCCAGCAGGAAGTCGTTGCCGGAAAATTGACGGATGCCGTCGGCAAAACGGAGGAAGTGCTGGTTGAAAGGCGCAAGCCCGGCGCAAAACATGTCTGGCTGGCGCGTTCGTTCCGGCAGGCGGCCGAGGTTGACAGCGCGGTTTATTTGAGAGATGATACTGGCCGGCTCGCGCCGGGGATGTTTGTAACGGCGCGTTATGTGAAAGCTTCGGGATACGATTTGACCGCGGAGACTGTTGAAAGAATTTAAAAATTGACGCGGGGCCGGGCCGGTTTCAAGAATGTTTTTGCCGCAAAAATGCGGAGAACCGCGGAAATTCTGCGGCGATTTGCGGCGGTATTTGAATTTATGCAATTGCCCGGCGCCGGCCGGGGCTTTTAACGGAAAAATCAGAATTCAATTTTCCAGTTTAATTTTTAAATAATGAAAACGGCCAATCAAATCACGCTGGCCCGCCTGGGCATGGCGTTTGTCCTGCCCTTTTTCCTGCTGTCCGATCTGTCTTTCGGCAAAACCGCGGCCCTGGTCATTTTCGGCGCGGCGGCCTTGACGGATTTCTGGGACGGCCTCATTGCCCGGCGCAGCGGGACCATCACTCTTTTCGGCCGTTTGATGGACCCGGTGGCGGACAAGGTCCTGATCTGTTCGGCCTTTATCTGTTTTGCCGCCCAGGACCAGATTGTTCCGGCCTGGATCGTTATTGTCATCATGGCCCGCGAGTTCATGGTTACCGGCATCCGTCTGCTGGCCGCCAGCCAGGGGATGACGGTCGTGCCCGGCCGCTGGGGCAAGCATAAGACATTGTGGCAGATCGTTGTTATCATTGTCATTATCCTGGGCGAAGCCGTCCGCGACGATTTGCTGCCGGTGATAAATTCCGGCGGCGGAAATCTTGAATTTGACTTGGCGGCGTTTAATCAGTATTTTAATCCCCTGATTTTCTGGATTGTTGTTATGGTCGCAGTCTTGACCGTGATCTCCGGGACGATTTATTTATGGCAGTACCGAAAGCTGGTGATGAAGGATGCTTAATCAGGAATGGGAAATCAAGCCGCGGGATAAGGCCTGTAAAATGTGTCAAAAACCGTTTGCCGACGGACAAATCTATATTTCCAGCCTGCGCTTGAACGGGCCGGCCTACGAACGGAGCGATTGTTGCGAACATTGCTGGAAAAAAACACCTTCCCCGGATGCCTTCAGCGTCTGGAAAGGAACTTTTCAGGTTGTCCCTCCGCCGCCGGAAGTGCTGAAAAAGGAGACGGCGGAATCGCTCCTGCGGAAGCTGATTGAAAAAAACGATCCCGTCCATCGCAACGCGATTTTTATCCTGGCCGTCATGCTTGAGCGGCGGCGCATTCTCGCCGAGAAGGAAGTGCGTAAAAATGACGGCCTGGCCATGGTGCGCGTTTATGAACACCGCAAAACAGGCGAAACTTTTATTGTAACCGATCCCATGCTCAATCTCGGCGAACTGGAACACGTGCAGGCGGAGGTTTCCTCCCTGTTGTCCGGGACGGACGCCTTGCCTCCGGAAGAGGACGCGCCGCATGAAAAAGAGCCGTCCGGCGGCGGAAATTGACGGCGAGTCTGCCGGAGCATATTTTATCATGTGTGGTTGGGTTTGGTTGCGGCTGGAAAGCCGTTTTGAATGCGGATTGCCGATATGTTTGACTGGTTGATCAAGGACGGCAAAATCATTGACGGTACCGGCCGGGGGCCGGTTGCCGCCGATATCGGCGGCAAGGCCGACCGCATTACGGCGCTCGGCGGTCTTTCCGGCCGGCCGGCCCGCCGCACAATAAATGCCGCCGGTTGTTGTGTGTGTCCCGGCTTCATTGACGCCCATTCCCATTCCGACGCATTTCTGCTTGTCGCGCCTTCCGCGCCCAGCAAGATTTACCAAGGGGTTACTACCGAAATCATCGGCAATTGCGGCGCTTCCGCCGCGCCGATCGCCGGTAAGTCGGATTTGCCGTTTGACTGGCAATGCCTGTCGTTTCCCGGACAATGGCGGAGCATGCGCGAATATCTCGGCCTGCTGGATCAAAGCCGTCCGGCCGTGAATGTGGTTCCCCTGGTCGGACACAATATCATCCGCAAGCTTGTCATGGGATGCGAGGGTCGTTATGCCACCGTTGAGGAACTGGGGAAAATGAAGCGTTTGCTTGAAGAAAGCCTTGACGATGGCGCCTGGGGTTTGAGCACCGGCTTGATTTACCGGCCCGGAAAATATGCGGCCGAAAACGAGGTCGCGGAGTTGGCCGCGGTCGTGGCGCGCCGCCGCGGAGTTTATACGACGCATATCCGCAGTGAAAAAAGCCGGGTGCTGGCGGCCGTCGCCGAGGCGGTCGGCGTCGGGCGCAAAACGGGCGTAAAGGTCCAGATTTCCCACCTGAAAACGGCCGGATCCAAAAACTGGCGCTTTATTGACGAAGTCATTTCCTTGATTCTAAAGGCAAGGGAGAAGGGCGTGGAAGTATCCGCGGACCGTTACCCTTATCTTTTTTCATGCACCGATCTGGATATCCTCCTGCCGGACTGGCTGGCCGCGAACGACCGCGTTTCCATTCTGGGGGGATTGCGCGAAACAAAAACGCGCGGGAAAGTGCGGGACGAGTTGGCGGCA of the Kiritimatiellia bacterium genome contains:
- a CDS encoding HPr family phosphocarrier protein, with amino-acid sequence MDVKDINLTPAELQAILEHQRAMSLAQGMEVSLETATEDFMKYCRENWLREKQHYDSAEQIHEIEKHKYLRSMEEKRDIGKTTAAEEWCAKYAHLWRAERESLERNGFLQAKLTLQSAKGLHIQPAATLAKMAKKYDCEVYLHHAKLIGFNFILQEKKYLNVKSLLGLVSVSAVMGDVLEIISTGPQAKDALEEIAMYINETFKRQDIEGVAGIES
- the bamD gene encoding outer membrane protein assembly factor BamD, with the protein product MKNLNQNNDGDAHSAFVHAYRGLLFFLKKQSVFLYLALFLAAFILAGFVFYTLKTSRGNEQAARLLGVAQTSKQFEDLARQYPRSPAAPAALLALASSCFSSGDYAAADSRYVEFIEKYPRHPMLTAAEMGKVMCAEGRGEMEKALVGFNAFLLAHPAHFLAPQAFFGKARCLQATGKLNEARVIYEDFIAAHPENKWRPNAEAALQALDRQIQERQSQSAGQ
- a CDS encoding tRNA (cytidine(34)-2'-O)-methyltransferase; the protein is MSAFHQRRYQLPFVRPAPVLNIALIEPEIPPNTGNIARLCAATGTTLHLVGPTGFRLNNPALRRAGLDYWASVDLRRHSSLEQFMPEISGKRFFLFSTAGKKTYTSVSYRPGDYLVFGSESRGLPDDLLANHPALTLGIPMQSALVRSLNLASAAAIVLYEALRQICSMKGQNGFPESSAQTSGNGAAKSG
- the pgsA gene encoding CDP-diacylglycerol--glycerol-3-phosphate 3-phosphatidyltransferase — encoded protein: MKTANQITLARLGMAFVLPFFLLSDLSFGKTAALVIFGAAALTDFWDGLIARRSGTITLFGRLMDPVADKVLICSAFICFAAQDQIVPAWIVIVIMAREFMVTGIRLLAASQGMTVVPGRWGKHKTLWQIVVIIVIILGEAVRDDLLPVINSGGGNLEFDLAAFNQYFNPLIFWIVVMVAVLTVISGTIYLWQYRKLVMKDA
- a CDS encoding D-aminoacylase, with the protein product MRIADMFDWLIKDGKIIDGTGRGPVAADIGGKADRITALGGLSGRPARRTINAAGCCVCPGFIDAHSHSDAFLLVAPSAPSKIYQGVTTEIIGNCGASAAPIAGKSDLPFDWQCLSFPGQWRSMREYLGLLDQSRPAVNVVPLVGHNIIRKLVMGCEGRYATVEELGKMKRLLEESLDDGAWGLSTGLIYRPGKYAAENEVAELAAVVARRRGVYTTHIRSEKSRVLAAVAEAVGVGRKTGVKVQISHLKTAGSKNWRFIDEVISLILKAREKGVEVSADRYPYLFSCTDLDILLPDWLAANDRVSILGGLRETKTRGKVRDELAADRSASYWEGIIVATSTAAEWRGRSIQAIADKMAVEPAEAALRILEADELQTQAFYAGMNEDNMWKIFAQPFVMLGTDSSLRAPEGLFANDHPHPRAYGAFPKFLRAALDGKTVPLGEAVRKMTSLPAETFGIKGRGKLAVGNAADIVVFDPSAVKDLATCENPHQLSAGINAVLVNGELAVADGRFTGNRSGRVLKPA
- the rimO gene encoding 30S ribosomal protein S12 methylthiotransferase RimO, whose product is MHPKTTRQLSVGFISLGCAKNLVDSEVMASHLMRAGFKLASAPEKGDLLIVNTCAFIDAAKKEAVEAILDACALKKKKPDMLIVVAGCLPQRYRQELPVLLPEVDAFLGIDRITRVASVVRRLLRGERGFLEIPPSPRAVIDPPAGRILFTGAPYAYIKIADGCDHRCAFCAIPQIRGKYRSRSAAGILREAEELLSRGVRELNLIAQDVTFYGRDINGKAGLPFLLRRLGRLGGKFWIRLLYGHPAGVSDDLMEAMGETRQICRYLDLPIQHCSPKILRLMRRGGGENTLRKLFARIRQTLPGIALRTTCLVGFPGETESDFRRLLNFTAETGFDHLGVFAYSDEENTRAASLKNKVPRRIALKRKTVLMRRQQEVVAGKLTDAVGKTEEVLVERRKPGAKHVWLARSFRQAAEVDSAVYLRDDTGRLAPGMFVTARYVKASGYDLTAETVERI